The Streptomyces sp. NBC_00102 genome segment CGGACGAGCGGGGCCCCGCCCTCGTCACGGCGATGAACGACATGATCAACGGCGGTCCGGACGCGCTGGCCGGGCAGCGCCACATCGCCGGTTCCGTCATCGGGCTGGTGGCCGAGCGGTCCGCCGCGCCCGAGGACGACGTACCGTCCCGGATGCTCGCCGACACCGGCGAGTTCACCGACGACGAGGTCGCCCGGGACCTCATGGTCATGATGGCGGCCGCGCACCAGCCGACCGCCGACTGGATCGGCAACTCGCTGCGGCTGATGCTGACCGACGACCGGTTCGCCGCCTCGCTCTCCGGCGGCCGGCACAGCGTCGCCGAGGCGATGAACGAGGTGCTGTGGGAGGACACCCCCACCCAGAACGTGGCCGGCCGCTGGGCGAGCCGCGACACGCACCTCGGCGGCAAGCACATCCAGGCCGGTGACCTGCTGGTCCTGGGGGTCGCCGCCGCCAACGCCGATCCCCAGGTGCGTACCGACGGCTCCGCCCTCACCGGCGGCAACAACGCCTTCCTCTCCTTCGGCCACGGCGAGCACCGCTGCCCGTTCCCCGCCCAGGAGACCGCCGAGGTCATCGCCCGTACGGGGATCGAGGCGATCCTCGACCGGCTGCCCGACGTCGATCTCGCGGTCCCGGCCGAGGACCTCACCCGGCGCCCGTCGCCGTGGCTGCGCGGCCTGACCGAGCTGCCCGTCCGCTTCACACCCACTCCCGCCCTTGGAGGCACGCGGTGACCGCGACGACCACCGAACAGACCGGACCGCTCGACGACGAGCGCATCGTCCTCGACATGTTCGTCGGCGACCTGCGGGGCGAGAGCGCCCGGCTGCACGCGGCCGGTCCGCTCGTCCCCGTGGAGCTGCCCGGCGGTGTCCACATCTACGCCGTCACCCACCACGCCGAGGCGAAGGCGGCCCTCACGGACCCGCGCCTGGTGAAGGACATCGACGTCTGGAACGCCTGGCAGCGCGGCGAGATCGCCCACGACTGGCCGCTGATCGGGCTGGTCAACCCCGGCAAGACCATGCTGACTTCGGACGGCGCGGAGCACCGCAGGCTGCGCGGTCTGGTCGCCCAGGCGCTGACCGTGCGCCGGGTGGAGCGGCTCCGCGAGGGCATCCAGGCCCGTACCGACGAGCTGCTGGACCGGCTCGCCGCGCGCCCGGCGGGCGAGAGCGTCGACCTGAAGGCCGAGTTCGCCTACCCGCTGCCGATGAACGTCATCAGCGAGCTGATGGGCATCGGCACCGAGGACCTGCCCCGGATGAAGGAACTCTTCGACAAGTTCTTCTCCAACCTGACCCCGCCCGCCGAGGTCCCGCAGGTGATGGGGGACATCCACACCCTGTTCACGCGCATCCTGGAGGAGAAGAAGGAGTCCCCGGCCGACGACCTGACCGGGGCGCTGCTGAACGCCTCCGAGGACGGCGACCGTCTCACCGACGACGAGATCCTCAACACGCTCAAGCTGATCATCGCCGCCGGGCACGAGACCACCATCAGCCTGATCGTCAACACCGTCGTCGCCCTCCAGACCCACCCCGAGCAGCGCGCACTGGTCCTGTCGGGCGGGGCGACCTGGGAGGGCGCGATCGAGGAGACGCTGCGCTGGTCGTCGCCGACCTCGCACGTCCTGATCCGCTTCGCCACCGAGGACATCACCATCGGCGACCGGGTGCTGCCGAAGGGCGAGGGGCTGATGGTCTCGTTCGCCGCGCTGAGCCTGGACGAGAAGCAATGGGGCCCGGACGCGGCGGAGTTCGACCTCACCCGCTCCCCCAACCGCCACCTCTCCTTCGGCCACGGCCCGCACATCTGCCCGGGTGCCGCGCTCTCCCGCCTGGAGGCGGCCGTCGCGCTCCCCGCGCTGTACGCCCGTTTCCCGGAGCTGGAGCTCGCGGTCCCCGCCGCCGACCTGCGGAACAAGCCGATCGTGACCCAGAACGACCTCTTCGAACTCCCGGTCACCCTGGGCTGAGCCGATTCCGCTTACCG includes the following:
- a CDS encoding cytochrome P450; its protein translation is MFVGDLRGESARLHAAGPLVPVELPGGVHIYAVTHHAEAKAALTDPRLVKDIDVWNAWQRGEIAHDWPLIGLVNPGKTMLTSDGAEHRRLRGLVAQALTVRRVERLREGIQARTDELLDRLAARPAGESVDLKAEFAYPLPMNVISELMGIGTEDLPRMKELFDKFFSNLTPPAEVPQVMGDIHTLFTRILEEKKESPADDLTGALLNASEDGDRLTDDEILNTLKLIIAAGHETTISLIVNTVVALQTHPEQRALVLSGGATWEGAIEETLRWSSPTSHVLIRFATEDITIGDRVLPKGEGLMVSFAALSLDEKQWGPDAAEFDLTRSPNRHLSFGHGPHICPGAALSRLEAAVALPALYARFPELELAVPAADLRNKPIVTQNDLFELPVTLG
- a CDS encoding cytochrome P450; this encodes MNACPVDHGQSAAKDPGPVPLSGPRFATEPHQLYREVRRDHGPVAPIVLPGDVPAWLVLGYRELHQVTTDPALFTRDSQIWNQWPNIADDWPLHPMISKDQPSILYTVGERHSRRSQVISSALEGTDPFELRKYTEAFADELIDAFCSAGTCDLIAEYAMLLPVRVLAKLYGFPDERGPALVTAMNDMINGGPDALAGQRHIAGSVIGLVAERSAAPEDDVPSRMLADTGEFTDDEVARDLMVMMAAAHQPTADWIGNSLRLMLTDDRFAASLSGGRHSVAEAMNEVLWEDTPTQNVAGRWASRDTHLGGKHIQAGDLLVLGVAAANADPQVRTDGSALTGGNNAFLSFGHGEHRCPFPAQETAEVIARTGIEAILDRLPDVDLAVPAEDLTRRPSPWLRGLTELPVRFTPTPALGGTR